The proteins below are encoded in one region of Bosea sp. BIWAKO-01:
- the atpD gene encoding F0F1 ATP synthase subunit beta, with amino-acid sequence MAKAATKTTKTKTEKSANTGTGRVAQVIGAVVDVQFDGELPAILNALETTNLGNRLVLEVAQHLGENTVRCIAMDSSEGLVRGQEVSDTGAPIAVPVGDECLGRIMNVIGEPVDEAGPIKTSTTRGIHQPAPSYAEQATEAQILVTGIKVVDLLAPYAKGGKIGLFGGAGVGKTVLIMELINNVAKAHGGYSVFAGVGERTREGNDLYHEMIESGVNKKGGGEGSKCALVYGQMNEPPGARMRVALSGLTVAEDFRDRGQDVLFFVDNIFRFTQAGSEVSALLGRIPSAVGYQPTLATDMGNLQERITTTNKGSITSVQAIYVPADDLTDPAPATSFAHLDATTVLSRSIAEKGIYPAVDPLDSTSRMLSAAIVGDEHYNIARQVQQILQRYKALQDIIAILGMDELSEEDKLAVARARKIERFLSQPFFVAEVFTGSPGKLVALEDTIKGFKGLVEGKYDHLPEAAFYMVGSIDEAVEKAQRLAAEAA; translated from the coding sequence ATGGCCAAAGCCGCAACCAAGACCACCAAGACCAAGACCGAGAAGTCCGCCAATACCGGTACGGGCCGCGTCGCTCAGGTCATCGGCGCCGTCGTCGACGTGCAGTTCGATGGCGAGCTGCCGGCGATCCTGAACGCGCTCGAGACCACGAACCTGGGCAATCGCCTGGTTCTGGAGGTTGCACAGCACCTCGGCGAGAACACCGTGCGCTGCATCGCTATGGATTCGAGCGAAGGTCTGGTCCGTGGCCAGGAAGTCAGCGACACCGGCGCGCCGATCGCGGTTCCGGTTGGCGACGAGTGCCTCGGCCGCATCATGAACGTCATCGGCGAGCCGGTCGACGAGGCTGGCCCGATCAAGACCTCCACCACTCGCGGCATCCACCAGCCTGCGCCGAGCTATGCCGAGCAGGCGACGGAAGCGCAGATCCTGGTCACCGGCATCAAGGTCGTCGACCTGCTGGCTCCCTATGCGAAGGGCGGCAAGATCGGCCTGTTCGGCGGCGCCGGCGTCGGCAAGACCGTTCTGATCATGGAGCTGATCAACAACGTCGCCAAGGCCCATGGCGGTTACTCGGTGTTCGCTGGCGTCGGCGAGCGCACCCGCGAGGGTAACGACCTCTATCACGAGATGATCGAGTCGGGCGTGAACAAGAAGGGCGGCGGCGAAGGCTCCAAATGCGCCCTCGTCTATGGCCAGATGAACGAGCCCCCGGGCGCCCGCATGCGCGTCGCTCTCTCGGGCCTGACCGTCGCCGAGGATTTCCGCGACCGCGGCCAGGACGTGCTGTTCTTCGTCGACAACATCTTCCGCTTCACGCAGGCCGGCTCGGAAGTGTCCGCGCTGCTCGGCCGTATTCCGTCCGCGGTGGGCTACCAGCCGACGCTGGCGACCGACATGGGCAACCTGCAGGAGCGCATCACCACCACCAACAAGGGCTCGATCACCTCGGTGCAGGCGATCTACGTGCCGGCGGACGATCTGACCGACCCGGCGCCGGCCACCTCCTTCGCCCACTTGGACGCCACGACCGTGCTTTCGCGCTCGATCGCGGAAAAGGGCATCTACCCGGCGGTCGACCCGCTCGACTCGACCTCGCGTATGCTGTCGGCCGCGATCGTCGGTGACGAGCATTACAACATCGCCCGCCAGGTCCAGCAGATCCTCCAGCGCTACAAGGCCTTGCAGGACATCATCGCGATCCTGGGCATGGACGAGCTCTCGGAAGAGGACAAGCTCGCCGTCGCTCGCGCACGCAAGATCGAGCGCTTCCTGTCGCAGCCCTTCTTCGTCGCCGAAGTCTTCACCGGCTCGCCCGGCAAGCTCGTTGCGCTCGAGGACACCATCAAGGGCTTCAAGGGGCTGGTCGAGGGCAAGTACGACCACCTCCCGGAGGCGGCCTTCTACATGGTCGGCTCGATCGACGAAGCAGTCGAGAAGGCCCAGCGCCTGGCTGCCGAAGCGGCGTAA
- a CDS encoding F0F1 ATP synthase subunit epsilon codes for MATFKFELVSPENILFSGDVVSVIVPSVEGEMTILAGHVPIVAALKPGIVLAQTGPGNGKEFFVGGGIVEVNQTALTILAEQARFIEDVDNDVLDAEILTAETRLAAAPNEDEQRRLQELLIQLQEFKGMFQERKAA; via the coding sequence ATGGCCACCTTCAAGTTCGAACTCGTCTCGCCGGAGAACATCCTGTTCTCGGGCGACGTCGTCAGTGTCATCGTGCCGTCGGTCGAGGGCGAGATGACCATTCTCGCCGGCCACGTGCCGATCGTCGCCGCGCTGAAGCCGGGTATCGTCCTGGCTCAGACCGGCCCCGGCAACGGCAAGGAGTTCTTTGTCGGCGGCGGCATTGTCGAGGTCAACCAGACCGCGCTGACGATCCTGGCCGAGCAGGCACGCTTTATCGAGGACGTCGACAACGATGTTCTCGACGCGGAAATCCTGACGGCTGAGACCCGCCTCGCGGCAGCCCCGAACGAGGACGAACAGCGCCGCCTGCAGGAGCTGTTGATCCAGCTCCAGGAGTTCAAGGGCATGTTCCAGGAGCGCAAGGCTGCGTGA
- a CDS encoding RNA pyrophosphohydrolase encodes MDKPYRPNVGIALFNAQGLVFAGRSWSDGPEIVHAGRDWQMPQGGIDPAEEIVAAARRELAEETGISEAALLGVTAEWWRYDFPPYDGPPHRLDRFAGQEQRWVAFRFTGNESAIDIGRPNGASPPEFTEWAWLPLAEMPARVTPFKRPTYERVVEAFGHFASPA; translated from the coding sequence ATGGACAAACCCTATCGGCCCAATGTCGGCATCGCTCTCTTCAATGCACAGGGGCTGGTCTTTGCCGGACGCTCATGGAGCGACGGCCCGGAGATCGTCCACGCCGGGCGTGACTGGCAGATGCCGCAGGGCGGCATCGATCCGGCGGAGGAGATCGTCGCAGCGGCGCGACGCGAGCTGGCCGAGGAAACCGGCATCAGCGAGGCCGCACTTCTGGGCGTCACCGCGGAGTGGTGGCGCTACGACTTCCCGCCCTATGACGGGCCGCCGCATCGGCTCGATCGTTTCGCGGGGCAGGAGCAGCGCTGGGTCGCGTTCCGCTTTACCGGCAACGAGTCAGCGATCGATATCGGCCGCCCGAACGGGGCTTCCCCGCCGGAATTCACCGAATGGGCTTGGTTGCCGCTGGCCGAGATGCCCGCGCGCGTGACGCCGTTCAAGCGCCCGACCTATGAGCGCGTGGTAGAGGCCTTCGGCCATTTCGCCAGCCCGGCGTGA